In Lacerta agilis isolate rLacAgi1 chromosome 8, rLacAgi1.pri, whole genome shotgun sequence, one genomic interval encodes:
- the LOC117052501 gene encoding F-box only protein 44-like, with protein MLTIGDLPEHVLLEVLARVPARNLLCNCRLVCSQWRRLVDDPELWKIKFQRKSGLETQESKAFFIYSHREKNLIKNPCGKEGLDSWAMRVPSEGQWKTEELSEEDLAALPTESFLQRNFYAKKKDSSPQWVNRCFAACDGLCGKAQLIILKDVGYWDELIDEARPNIAVNECYYCPPGSRYELSVKLLAADFQLLHICHLEGRGSEAPRWRQISHRFIECQAGLRYILFEHLAINGSGQPPGNSVRVTRSSVTLGPFNWDEDFVEPFPDPDDEDGASGSGCN; from the exons ATGCTGACTATCGGGGACTTGCCTGAACACGTCCTGCtggaggtgctggccagggtaCCAGCGAGGAACCTGCTTTGCAACTGCCGGCTGGTTTGCTCCCAGTGGCGACGCCTGGTGGACGACCCCGAGCTGTGGAAGATCAAGTTCCAGCGAAAGAGCGGACTCGAGACCCAAGAGTCGAAGGCCTTCTTCATTTACTCCCACAGGGAGAAGAACTTAATCAAGAATCCTTGCGGCAAAG AGGGCCTGGACTCCTGGGCGATGAGAGTCCCTTCCGAGGGCCAGTGGAAAACCGAGGAGCTGTCCGAGGAGGATTTGGCAGCCCTCCCCACGGAAAGTTTCCTCCAGAGGAATTTCTACGCAAAAAAGAAAGACTCCTCCCCACAGTGGGTCAACAGATGCTTTGCTGCGTGTGACGG GCTCTGCGGCAAGGCTCAGCTGATCATTCTGAAGGACGTTGGGTACTGGGACGAGCTGATAGATGAAGCCAGACCTAACATCGCCGTGAATGAATG ctATTATTGTCCCCCTGGCAGCCGCTATGAACTTAGCGTGAAGCTGTTGGCCGCAGACTTTCAGCTCCTTCACATCTGCCATTTGGAAGGGCGAGGTTCGGAAGCTCCACGCTGGCGTCAG ATTTCGCATAGGTTTATTGAATGCCAAGCTGGACTCCGCTACATCCTCTTTGAACACCTGGCCATAAACGGGAGCGGCCAGCCGCCCGGGAACAGCGTGAGAGTCACCAGGAGCAGCGTCACTCTTGGGCCGTTTAATTGGGACGAAGACTTCGTGGAGCCCTTTCCCGACCCAGATGACGAAGACGGCGCTAGTGGCAGCGGATGCAACTG A
- the LOC117052115 gene encoding F-box only protein 44-like, giving the protein MANIDDLPDEMLQEVFLQLPSWFLLRSCRLVCSRWRDMVDTLNTGWKEKCDQAGYSLGMLAGALPDWKTFYSLCRMKKNLIRNPCGEEGLNFWQIGPDQEEAWEVGKLSRDNSPFEDGTWCFGANSGPTPKSQLIVLKDHGYWDELMDEVKPDIVVKDWCDVLDEDPYNYTLHVKLLSADSEVFCECRAKELVISEPTETEWREGSYTFHNYPAGVRYIYFEHGVDGVDSGALTNSSITVGPRFP; this is encoded by the exons ATGGCGAATATCGATGACCTTCCTGATGAGATGCTGCAGGAGGTCTTCCTTCAGCTGCCTTCCTGGTTCCTCCTTCGCAGTTGCCGTCTGGTTTGCTCCCGGTGGCGAGACATGGTGGACACCCTGAACACGGGATGGAAAGAGAAGTGTGATCAGGCCGGCTACTCACTTGGGATGTTGGCTGGCGCCCTACCTGACTGGAAGACTTTCTACTCTCTTTGCAGAATGAAGAAGAACCTCATCAGGAATCCCTGCGGtgaag AGGGCCTGAACTTCTGGCAAATTGGGCCAGATCAAGAAGAAGCCTGGGAAGTAGGGAAGCTATCAAGGGACAACTCTCCTTTTGAGGATGGGACGTGGTGCTTTGGTGCAAATAGCGG GCCCACACCCAAAAGCCAGCTCATCGTCTTAAAGGATCATGGCTACTGGGATGAGCTGATGGACGAAGTCAAGCCCGATATTGTTGTGAAAGACTG GTGCGACGTCCTTGACGAGGACCCCTACAACTACACTCTGCATGTGAAACTGTTGTCTGCCGATTCTGAAGTCTTCTGCGAATGTCGCGCTAAAGAGTTGGTCATAAGTGAGCCCACAGAGACAGAATGGAGAGAG GGCTCGTATACATTCCATAACTACCCCGCTGGAGTACGTTACATCTATTTTGAACATGGAGTGGACGGCGTGGACTCTGGGGCCCTAACTAACAGCAGCATCACTGTGGGACCCAGATTTCCCTAG